One region of Streptomyces rishiriensis genomic DNA includes:
- a CDS encoding D-alanyl-D-alanine carboxypeptidase, with amino-acid sequence MEEAPVAGESPDRSKQRESSAEPTSGSASTVPEAREPRDSRDVPDPRVAVAREAEPSASRGGVDTATRVFSVRDLKTAESERPGDGGKPGAVEEGEEPSAAEDGDEATAGEPGEDAAQAEDAERTEPDADADEPDADEAAGAGSGGTVTKPGSAEVEDAGSGSEGSQDGLDGPEAAESAPGATKDASEGGDERLREAVAQWVASADGKSSTEEPGSTPDSDTPDSDTPSSDTPDEDTAAEDVDAEAEERSGSDAGEADEPADAKPAAEPEPASRSASKPAPKWASDSEEDAAADGGARPADDAEAATGADADAEADGPADSPVDQPTAIFKAPRPKPAVDQPTTMLKLGGATKPKPDAEEADADAQADAKADAKAEPEAPAERTSKFVALKPLDEPRPLKPADVTALVPQVGPERTTQQPLPPKPPLDLLAELTNTPPPPPTPMRTLGRRLKIWTPLVILLLVVFAIAQAVRPLPAAALTLTAKDSYTFEGGKTQLPWPGEGQGWMDADGVGTMGSFGKQTPVAIGSVAKTMTAYIILKDHPMKAGEEGPEIEVDATAEKEGGYDVSGDESTLNTVKAGDRLTEKQALSAVLIPSANNIARLLARWDAGSEAAFVKKMNATAEELGMTNTTYTDPSGLKETTVSTAEDQVKLGRAFVKVPALVAISGAASWTDPSGKYWNNYNTLPYYIGAIGIKTGSTTAAGGNLLFASRKEVNGQTVTLVGAVLGQHKPKILETVNAVSKTALLAAQDALASAKILKKGDVVGYVDDQLGGRTPVVITKDVSAVGWPGMTVELSFTADDVPHTAKAGTQVGTLTVGDGTSSAVKVPVALQTDLAEPGFSDKLTRIG; translated from the coding sequence ATGGAGGAGGCACCGGTGGCGGGCGAGTCCCCCGACAGGTCGAAGCAGCGCGAGTCGTCGGCGGAACCGACGTCGGGGAGCGCGAGCACGGTTCCCGAGGCACGTGAGCCTCGCGATTCCCGCGACGTCCCCGATCCGCGGGTGGCCGTGGCGCGGGAGGCCGAGCCGTCGGCGTCACGGGGCGGCGTGGACACGGCGACGCGAGTGTTCTCGGTACGGGACCTGAAGACCGCGGAGTCCGAACGGCCCGGGGACGGCGGGAAGCCCGGAGCCGTCGAGGAGGGTGAGGAACCCTCAGCGGCCGAGGACGGCGACGAGGCCACGGCCGGTGAGCCCGGCGAGGACGCCGCGCAGGCCGAGGACGCCGAGAGGACCGAGCCCGACGCCGACGCCGACGAGCCCGACGCCGACGAGGCGGCAGGGGCCGGAAGCGGCGGCACCGTCACGAAGCCCGGCTCCGCCGAGGTCGAGGACGCCGGGAGCGGCTCCGAGGGCTCCCAGGACGGCCTTGATGGCCCCGAGGCGGCCGAGAGCGCCCCCGGCGCCACGAAGGACGCTTCCGAGGGCGGTGACGAGCGTCTGCGGGAGGCTGTGGCCCAGTGGGTGGCCTCGGCCGACGGCAAGAGCTCCACCGAGGAGCCCGGGAGCACCCCGGACAGCGACACCCCGGACAGCGACACCCCGAGCAGCGACACCCCGGACGAGGACACCGCGGCCGAGGACGTCGACGCCGAGGCGGAGGAACGTTCCGGGAGCGACGCCGGGGAAGCCGACGAGCCCGCCGACGCGAAGCCGGCGGCCGAGCCCGAGCCCGCCTCCAGGTCCGCGTCCAAGCCCGCACCGAAGTGGGCCTCGGACTCCGAGGAGGACGCCGCTGCGGACGGTGGGGCCCGGCCGGCCGATGACGCCGAAGCCGCAACCGGCGCCGACGCAGACGCCGAAGCCGACGGGCCCGCCGATTCCCCGGTCGACCAGCCCACCGCCATCTTCAAGGCCCCCCGGCCCAAGCCCGCCGTCGACCAGCCGACCACCATGCTGAAGCTGGGCGGCGCCACCAAGCCCAAGCCCGACGCGGAGGAGGCCGACGCCGACGCACAGGCCGACGCGAAGGCCGACGCGAAGGCCGAGCCCGAGGCTCCCGCCGAGCGGACCAGCAAGTTCGTCGCGCTGAAGCCGCTCGACGAGCCCCGCCCGCTGAAGCCGGCCGATGTCACCGCCCTTGTCCCGCAGGTCGGTCCCGAGCGCACCACCCAGCAGCCGCTGCCGCCGAAGCCGCCGCTGGACCTGCTGGCGGAGCTGACGAACACCCCGCCGCCTCCGCCGACCCCGATGCGCACGCTCGGGCGGCGGCTCAAGATCTGGACGCCCCTGGTCATCCTGCTGCTGGTCGTCTTTGCGATCGCGCAGGCTGTACGACCGCTCCCGGCGGCCGCTCTCACGCTCACCGCGAAGGACTCGTACACCTTCGAGGGCGGCAAGACGCAGCTGCCCTGGCCGGGTGAGGGGCAGGGCTGGATGGACGCCGACGGCGTCGGCACGATGGGCAGCTTCGGCAAGCAGACGCCCGTGGCCATCGGCTCGGTCGCCAAGACCATGACGGCGTACATCATCCTCAAGGACCACCCGATGAAGGCCGGGGAGGAAGGCCCGGAGATCGAGGTCGACGCGACGGCGGAGAAGGAGGGCGGCTACGACGTCTCCGGCGACGAGTCGACGCTCAACACCGTCAAGGCCGGCGACCGGCTCACCGAGAAGCAGGCCCTGTCGGCCGTCCTGATCCCCTCCGCCAACAACATCGCGCGGCTCCTCGCGCGCTGGGACGCGGGTTCGGAGGCGGCGTTCGTGAAGAAGATGAACGCCACCGCCGAGGAACTGGGGATGACGAACACGACGTACACCGATCCCTCGGGCCTGAAGGAGACGACCGTCTCCACCGCCGAGGACCAGGTGAAGCTCGGCCGCGCGTTCGTGAAGGTCCCGGCCCTGGTGGCGATCTCCGGTGCGGCCAGCTGGACCGACCCCTCCGGCAAGTACTGGAACAACTACAACACCCTGCCGTACTACATCGGCGCGATCGGCATCAAGACCGGCAGCACCACCGCGGCCGGCGGCAACCTGCTCTTCGCCTCCCGCAAGGAGGTGAACGGGCAGACCGTCACCCTCGTCGGCGCGGTCCTCGGGCAGCACAAGCCGAAGATCCTCGAAACGGTCAACGCGGTCAGCAAGACGGCGCTGCTCGCCGCCCAGGACGCGCTCGCCTCGGCGAAGATCCTGAAGAAGGGGGACGTCGTCGGGTACGTGGACGACCAGCTCGGCGGTCGCACGCCCGTCGTCATCACCAAGGACGTCTCCGCGGTCGGCTGGCCGGGCATGACGGTGGAGCTGTCCTTCACCGCCGACGACGTGCCGCACACGGCGAAGGCCGGCACCCAGGTGGGCACGCTCACCGTCGGGGACGGCACCAGCAGCGCCGTGAAGGTGCCGGTCGCGCTCCAGACGGACCTGGCCGAGCCGGGCTTCTCGGACAAGCTGACGCGCATCGGCTGA
- a CDS encoding MFS transporter: MATAEPTRADDTGPGPDAGPRPRVPVPQSGDHDRADRGDRDAVAELERDHVPDPVPTDGRVDSRTDTPADARVADRPDEAAPAREPSRVRSALDRVGGWLRRHPVLSMTALSGALHLVWFFTFANSGGDLAAQDAWAEFVGRHPDSAYNLAWYGGMHPVSYSMVSPYLMSLLGVRTTMMIAGTLSAGLLTLILLRCRPVRNPWWPALAGVFALLCNAASGRVTFGLGNMFALGAVAVVFCWPHRWRYKRWAKALCAAPLAALATMGSPVAGLFVGLVAAALFLQKRRPGAWALGLAPTAVVALSAWLFPFSGTQPMSFGSASLPLLSAVAVFVSVPRDWKTVRITSAVYGLGVLLVWLISSQIGSNITRLAMLFTGVVLMAALPFAVPRSRKWYVIVLAFAGFVGWIGFKSVDDVLRTTPAASWARELAPLVNELQEIGAEKGRVEVVPARSHREASALAPYVNLARGWNRQADMERNPLFYDDTLNSANYHEWLQRWAVHFVVVPKEALDGDGGERERQLVQRGLPYLVQIWGDANWQLFKVTDPASLAEPNAVVQRAKQDEMTIDVKKAGRILIRIPYSPWLSVVDAQGKSLKPPQETDASKDRAEGEPRTYDNVDGCLFETEEDAEGDKWTMLVAPRAGVYRLAAPYQLPRGTPCPDELK, encoded by the coding sequence GTGGCCACTGCGGAGCCGACACGCGCCGACGACACCGGTCCGGGCCCGGACGCCGGCCCGCGACCGAGGGTGCCCGTCCCACAGTCGGGCGACCACGACCGTGCCGACCGCGGCGACCGTGACGCGGTGGCAGAGCTGGAGCGGGACCACGTCCCGGACCCCGTGCCGACGGACGGCCGCGTGGACAGCCGTACGGACACCCCTGCGGACGCCCGTGTGGCCGACCGTCCGGACGAGGCGGCCCCCGCGCGGGAGCCGTCCCGGGTGAGATCCGCGCTCGACCGGGTGGGCGGGTGGCTGCGACGCCACCCGGTGCTGTCCATGACGGCGCTGTCCGGCGCTCTGCACCTCGTCTGGTTCTTCACGTTCGCGAACAGTGGTGGCGACCTCGCGGCGCAGGACGCCTGGGCCGAGTTCGTCGGCCGGCACCCCGACTCCGCGTACAACCTCGCCTGGTACGGCGGCATGCACCCGGTGTCGTACAGCATGGTGTCGCCGTATCTGATGTCCCTGCTCGGCGTCCGGACGACGATGATGATCGCGGGCACGCTCTCGGCGGGGCTGCTCACCCTGATCCTGCTGCGCTGCCGGCCGGTGAGGAACCCGTGGTGGCCGGCGCTGGCCGGGGTCTTCGCCCTGCTGTGCAACGCGGCGTCGGGGCGCGTCACGTTCGGACTCGGCAACATGTTCGCGCTGGGCGCGGTCGCCGTGGTGTTCTGCTGGCCGCACCGCTGGCGCTACAAACGGTGGGCGAAGGCGCTGTGCGCCGCCCCGCTCGCCGCGCTCGCCACGATGGGCTCGCCGGTGGCGGGGCTCTTCGTGGGGCTCGTCGCCGCCGCGCTGTTCCTCCAGAAGCGACGACCGGGCGCGTGGGCGCTGGGGCTCGCGCCGACGGCCGTGGTCGCCCTGTCCGCCTGGCTGTTCCCGTTCTCCGGCACCCAGCCGATGTCGTTCGGCTCGGCGTCGCTGCCGCTGCTGTCCGCCGTCGCCGTCTTCGTCTCCGTTCCGCGCGACTGGAAGACCGTACGGATCACGTCGGCGGTGTACGGGCTCGGCGTGCTGCTGGTGTGGCTGATCAGCTCCCAGATCGGGTCCAACATCACGCGTCTCGCGATGCTGTTCACGGGCGTGGTGCTGATGGCGGCGCTGCCGTTCGCCGTGCCGCGCAGCCGCAAGTGGTACGTGATCGTCCTGGCGTTCGCCGGATTCGTGGGCTGGATCGGCTTCAAGTCGGTCGACGACGTCCTGCGGACGACCCCGGCGGCCTCCTGGGCGCGTGAGCTGGCGCCGCTCGTCAACGAACTCCAGGAGATCGGCGCGGAGAAGGGGCGGGTGGAGGTCGTGCCGGCCCGCTCGCACCGCGAGGCGTCCGCCCTCGCGCCGTACGTCAACCTCGCCCGGGGCTGGAACCGCCAGGCCGACATGGAGCGCAACCCCCTCTTCTATGACGACACCCTCAACTCGGCGAACTACCACGAATGGCTTCAGCGGTGGGCCGTGCACTTCGTCGTCGTCCCGAAGGAGGCGCTGGACGGGGACGGCGGCGAGCGGGAGCGGCAGCTGGTGCAGCGGGGGCTGCCGTATCTGGTGCAGATCTGGGGCGACGCCAACTGGCAGCTGTTCAAGGTCACCGACCCGGCCTCGCTCGCCGAGCCGAACGCGGTGGTGCAGCGGGCCAAGCAGGACGAGATGACGATCGACGTGAAGAAGGCGGGGCGGATCCTGATCCGGATTCCGTACTCGCCGTGGCTGAGCGTCGTGGACGCGCAGGGCAAGAGCCTGAAGCCGCCGCAGGAGACGGACGCGTCGAAGGACCGGGCCGAGGGCGAGCCGAGGACGTACGACAACGTCGACGGGTGTCTGTTCGAGACGGAGGAGGACGCGGAGGGGGACAAGTGGACGATGCTGGTCGCCCCGCGGGCGGGGGTGTACCGGCTGGCCGCGCCCTACCAGCTGCCGCGGGGCACGCCGTGTCCGGACGAGTTGAAGTGA
- a CDS encoding SDR family oxidoreductase, which yields MSLLDGKTVVVSGVGAGLGHQVAAAVVRDGGNAVLGARTEANLAKSAAGIDPEGVRTAYRVTDITDERSCEALAGLARERFGGIDAVVNVAAWDSCFGGVEDADFATWQSVIDVNLLGSLRMTRACLAGLRAGGGSVVFIGTQSAVAAPSQVRQAAYAASKGALTSVMYALAREWGPHRIRVNTVLPGWMWGPPVQAYVQFTAETEGVAREEVLGRLTERMALPELATDGDVADAAVFLASDRARAITGQSLLVNAGELMR from the coding sequence ATGTCACTGCTCGACGGCAAGACCGTCGTCGTCTCGGGAGTCGGCGCCGGGCTCGGTCACCAGGTCGCCGCCGCGGTCGTCCGGGACGGCGGGAACGCCGTGCTGGGGGCGCGGACCGAGGCGAATCTCGCGAAGAGCGCGGCCGGGATCGATCCCGAGGGGGTGCGCACGGCCTACCGGGTCACCGACATCACGGACGAGCGGAGTTGCGAGGCGCTCGCCGGGCTGGCGCGGGAGCGGTTCGGGGGGATCGACGCCGTGGTGAACGTGGCGGCCTGGGACTCCTGCTTCGGCGGGGTCGAGGACGCCGACTTCGCGACCTGGCAGTCGGTGATCGACGTGAACCTGCTGGGGTCGCTGCGGATGACGCGGGCCTGCCTGGCCGGGCTGCGGGCGGGCGGCGGGTCGGTGGTGTTCATCGGGACGCAGTCCGCCGTGGCGGCCCCCTCGCAGGTGCGGCAGGCCGCGTACGCGGCCTCCAAGGGTGCGTTGACCAGTGTCATGTATGCGCTCGCACGGGAGTGGGGCCCGCACCGGATCCGGGTCAACACCGTGCTGCCGGGGTGGATGTGGGGGCCGCCGGTGCAGGCCTACGTCCAGTTCACCGCGGAGACGGAGGGAGTGGCGCGGGAGGAGGTGCTGGGGCGGCTCACCGAGCGGATGGCGTTGCCCGAACTCGCGACGGACGGGGATGTGGCGGACGCGGCGGTGTTCCTGGCGTCGGACCGGGCTCGGGCGATCACGGGACAGTCGTTGCTGGTCAACGCCGGGGAGCTGATGCGATGA
- a CDS encoding sodium:solute symporter family protein: MNGLDWAVLIGYFGVMVAIGVWSHKRVDNVSDFFTAGGKMPWWLSGISHHMSGYSAVMFTGYAGIAYTYGVTSFVTWSFPIALGIAIGSKLFAPRINRLRSRLHVASPLEYLKNRYDLKTQQALAWSGMLLKIVDVGAKWAAIATLLSVFTGISLNQGILITGAITAVYCTIGGLWADALTELGQFIIQLLAGVAMFVAVVLKLNDKGIGFLDAWDQPALQGHDKPLVAQYGTVFLLAFLFIKLFEYNGGMLNQAQRYMATATPKEAERSARLSAALWLVWPLVLFFPMWMSPLLVTSDKPDGSDSYALMTEQLLPHGLLGLVIVGFFSHTMAMCSSDANAIAAVFTRDCAPVIWARAREWNQRSGLIAARVATVVFLGLSMAAATQVNSPAFKDIITVVIKWVAGLMGPMAIPMMLGLLRPFRRSGPTAALTSWSMGLLAFWLVNYPINWKVDGGVPLQYQVSIPLAVSLVLYILIGFIKPEDTPERLALIERINTDGDSSGAAAVVPEPRDSVGDKPTSPSGV, from the coding sequence ATGAACGGTCTCGACTGGGCCGTGCTCATCGGCTATTTCGGCGTGATGGTCGCGATCGGCGTCTGGTCGCACAAACGCGTCGACAACGTGAGCGACTTCTTCACCGCCGGCGGCAAGATGCCCTGGTGGCTGTCCGGCATCTCGCACCACATGTCGGGCTACAGCGCGGTGATGTTCACCGGGTACGCGGGCATCGCCTACACCTACGGCGTCACCTCCTTCGTCACCTGGTCCTTCCCCATCGCGCTCGGCATCGCCATCGGCTCGAAGCTGTTCGCGCCGCGCATCAACCGGCTGCGGTCGCGACTCCACGTGGCCTCCCCGCTGGAATACCTGAAGAACCGCTACGACCTCAAGACGCAGCAGGCGCTGGCCTGGTCCGGGATGCTGCTGAAGATCGTGGACGTCGGCGCCAAGTGGGCCGCCATCGCGACGCTGCTGTCGGTCTTCACCGGGATCTCCCTCAACCAGGGCATCCTCATCACCGGCGCGATCACCGCCGTCTACTGCACGATCGGCGGCCTGTGGGCGGACGCGCTGACCGAACTCGGCCAGTTCATCATCCAGTTGCTGGCCGGCGTCGCGATGTTCGTCGCCGTCGTGCTGAAGCTGAACGACAAGGGCATCGGGTTCCTGGACGCCTGGGACCAGCCGGCGCTCCAGGGCCACGACAAGCCCCTGGTCGCCCAGTACGGCACGGTGTTCCTGCTCGCGTTCCTCTTCATCAAGCTCTTCGAGTACAACGGCGGCATGCTCAACCAGGCCCAGCGGTACATGGCCACCGCCACCCCGAAGGAGGCCGAGCGGTCGGCACGGCTGTCGGCGGCGCTGTGGCTGGTCTGGCCACTGGTGCTGTTCTTCCCGATGTGGATGTCGCCGCTGCTGGTGACGTCGGACAAGCCGGACGGCTCCGACTCCTACGCCCTGATGACCGAACAGCTCCTGCCGCACGGCCTGCTGGGGCTCGTCATCGTCGGCTTCTTCTCCCACACGATGGCCATGTGCTCGTCGGACGCGAACGCCATCGCCGCCGTCTTCACCCGGGACTGCGCGCCGGTGATCTGGGCGAGGGCCCGGGAGTGGAACCAGCGGTCGGGGCTGATCGCGGCCCGCGTGGCGACCGTCGTCTTCCTCGGTCTTTCGATGGCGGCGGCCACGCAGGTCAACTCCCCCGCCTTCAAGGACATCATCACCGTCGTGATCAAGTGGGTGGCCGGGCTGATGGGCCCGATGGCCATCCCGATGATGCTGGGCCTGCTGCGCCCGTTCCGCCGCTCCGGCCCGACGGCCGCGCTCACCAGCTGGTCGATGGGTCTGCTGGCCTTCTGGCTGGTCAACTACCCGATCAACTGGAAGGTCGACGGCGGAGTGCCGCTCCAGTACCAGGTGTCGATCCCGCTGGCCGTGTCGCTGGTCCTCTACATCCTCATCGGGTTCATCAAGCCCGAGGACACCCCGGAACGGCTGGCGCTCATCGAGCGCATCAACACGGACGGGGACTCGTCGGGGGCAGCGGCCGTCGTCCCCGAACCGCGCGACTCGGTCGGGGACAAACCGACCAGCCCGTCCGGCGTCTGA
- a CDS encoding ADP-ribosylglycohydrolase family protein has translation MGATAGPVWGRAEQQDFRSRVRGTLLGAAVGDALGAPVDGLGIEEIRQAHGPGGVVDLAPAHGRRGAVTHLTQLTLFTVDGLIRAQVRRDTGAWHPPTDLHRAYLRWAATQRDWGPDLRRKEDGWLAREEWLYARRAPTRTLLLGLGDEVMGTLDSPKSPGAAGPEVVPRSVPFGLLVGWEPQLVAQLAVECAAQTHGHPTAYLSAAAYAVTVHALACGESLDGAVQRALALLAAWPGQEAVSQALRHALGAVRQGLPGPSRVEGLAGAGTAEAVLAAAVYCALVAEDVGHGLRLAVNHGAPSGPTAALAGGLLGALHGETALPPAWLAELEGRPTILELADDFAMEMTQGPALHGPAGASPGWMSRYPKG, from the coding sequence GTGGGTGCGACTGCCGGGCCAGTCTGGGGCCGTGCCGAACAGCAGGACTTCCGCAGCAGGGTGCGTGGCACGCTGCTGGGCGCGGCCGTCGGGGACGCCCTCGGGGCGCCCGTCGACGGGCTCGGCATCGAGGAGATCCGGCAGGCCCACGGGCCCGGGGGAGTCGTGGACCTGGCCCCCGCCCACGGGCGGCGCGGCGCGGTCACGCACCTCACCCAGCTGACCCTGTTCACCGTGGACGGGCTGATCCGCGCCCAGGTACGGCGGGACACCGGCGCCTGGCATCCGCCGACCGATCTGCACCGGGCGTACCTGAGATGGGCCGCCACCCAGCGCGACTGGGGGCCCGACCTGCGCCGCAAGGAGGACGGCTGGCTGGCTCGCGAGGAGTGGCTGTACGCCCGGCGCGCCCCGACCCGGACGCTGCTGCTCGGGCTCGGCGACGAGGTCATGGGCACCCTTGACTCGCCCAAGAGCCCCGGCGCGGCCGGGCCCGAGGTCGTTCCCCGTTCGGTGCCCTTCGGGCTGCTCGTCGGCTGGGAGCCGCAGCTCGTCGCCCAACTGGCCGTCGAGTGCGCCGCTCAGACCCACGGTCATCCCACGGCGTATCTCTCGGCGGCCGCCTACGCCGTCACCGTGCACGCGCTGGCCTGCGGCGAGAGTCTCGACGGGGCGGTGCAGCGGGCGCTCGCCCTGCTGGCCGCGTGGCCGGGGCAGGAGGCGGTCTCGCAGGCGCTGCGGCACGCGCTGGGCGCCGTACGGCAGGGGCTGCCCGGGCCGTCGAGGGTGGAGGGACTCGCGGGGGCGGGGACCGCGGAGGCCGTGCTCGCGGCCGCCGTCTACTGCGCCCTCGTCGCGGAGGACGTCGGGCACGGGCTGCGGCTCGCGGTGAACCACGGCGCGCCCTCGGGACCGACCGCCGCGCTCGCCGGCGGCCTCCTCGGGGCCCTGCACGGCGAGACGGCCCTCCCGCCGGCCTGGCTGGCCGAGCTGGAGGGCCGCCCCACGATCCTGGAACTGGCCGACGACTTCGCCATGGAGATGACCCAGGGGCCGGCTCTGCACGGCCCCGCGGGAGCTTCGCCCGGGTGGATGTCCCGCTACCCGAAGGGCTGA
- a CDS encoding DUF2165 domain-containing protein, translating into MTTPTTRIAHASRVLPLAATLLTGTVALYMLLVAFGNITDFGTNQQFVRHVLAMDTTFKDDDVMWRAVTSKGLQDTAYVAIIVWETVAGVVLAAGTWFWARRDHIRGRALSTYGLVMVMLLFGAGFIAIGGEWFSMWQSDTWNGLDAATRAFLFAGVVLIVDHLPAGQAPDDSRA; encoded by the coding sequence ATGACCACCCCCACCACACGTATCGCACACGCGTCACGCGTGCTGCCGCTCGCCGCCACCCTCCTCACCGGGACGGTCGCGCTCTACATGCTTCTCGTCGCCTTCGGGAACATCACGGACTTCGGCACGAACCAGCAGTTCGTACGCCATGTGCTGGCGATGGACACGACGTTCAAGGACGACGACGTGATGTGGCGGGCGGTGACGAGCAAGGGGCTCCAGGACACCGCCTACGTCGCGATCATCGTGTGGGAGACCGTCGCGGGCGTGGTGCTGGCCGCCGGCACGTGGTTCTGGGCGCGGCGGGACCACATACGCGGTCGGGCGCTGTCCACGTACGGGCTCGTCATGGTGATGCTGCTGTTCGGCGCCGGGTTCATCGCGATCGGCGGGGAGTGGTTCTCGATGTGGCAGTCGGACACCTGGAACGGGCTCGACGCGGCGACCCGGGCGTTCCTGTTCGCCGGGGTCGTGCTGATCGTCGACCACCTGCCGGCCGGACAGGCGCCGGACGACTCCCGGGCGTGA